The Cucurbita pepo subsp. pepo cultivar mu-cu-16 chromosome LG08, ASM280686v2, whole genome shotgun sequence genome contains a region encoding:
- the LOC111799787 gene encoding dynein light chain 1, cytoplasmic-like, whose product MFGDMQKEAVDISIAAFEKHSVEKDVAEQIKKEFDKRHGPTWHCVIGRNFGSYVTHETNHFVYFYLDQKAVLLFKSG is encoded by the exons ATGTTCGGAGACATGCAGAAGGAGGCTGTCGACATTTCCATAGCC GCATTTGAGAAGCATTCCGTCGAGAAGGATGTCGCCGAGCAGATTAAGAAGGAGTTCGATAAGCGGCATGGTCCGACCTGGCATTGCGTCATCGGTCGTAATTTTG GTTCCTATGTGACACATGAAACCAACCATTTTGTTTACTTTTACCTGGATCAAAAAGCAGTCTTACTCTTCAAATCTGGTTGA
- the LOC111800472 gene encoding universal stress protein PHOS34-like: protein MADKVLVIGVDETEHSFYALRWMLQHFFGPNDISHNLVIVHAKPPPSSVLAISGPAAENVLPLLDEDLKKIGNRTVQRAKEICIEHKVQNVTTEVVEGDARNVMCDAVEKHHASLLVVGSHNYGVVKGMNLGSVSAYCAHHAHCSVMIVKRPPKPME, encoded by the exons ATGGCTGATAAGGTGCTGGTGATTGGCGTCGATGAGACTGAGCACAGCTTCTACGCCTTGAGGTGGATGCTCCAACATTTCTTTGGCCCTAACGATATTTCTCACAATCTTGTTATTGTCCACGCTAAACCACCTCCTTCTAGCGTTCTTGCAATTTCCGGTCCAG CCGCCGAGAATGTTTTGCCCTTGCTAgatgaagatttgaagaaaattggTAACAGGACTGTCCAAAGAGCGAAGGAAATATGCATTGAACACAAG GTCCAAAACGTGACGACTGAAGTTGTGGAGGGCGATGCCAGGAATGTAATGTGCGATGCGGTAGAAAAGCACCATGCGTCCCTTTTGGTTGTTGGAAGTCATAACTATGGAGTAGTAAAAGG GATGAACCTGGGCAGTGTAAGTGCCTACTGTGCTCACCATGCCCATTGCTCCGTTATGATTGTGAAGAGGCCACCCAAACCCATGGAGTGA
- the LOC111800474 gene encoding uncharacterized protein LOC111800474 translates to MIEERQGGAPHGVLLAVVVAIVIVGPFLLGDGEALTEAISDLLSPFGLLLLPILLLLAIQFLSSDRGSFVSAIFSSGEPDSIHRVTGSPVGVALFLVLILFLLYNRISIFGGDDDSGD, encoded by the coding sequence ATGATTGAAGAACGGCAAGGCGGAGCTCCCCACGGTGTTTTACTGGCGGTGGTCGTCGCCATCGTCATCGTTGGTCCCTTCCTCCTCGGCGACGGGGAGGCTCTTACCGAAGCCATTTCCGACCTCCTCAGCCCGTTcggcctcctcctccttcccaTCCTCCTCCTTCTCGCCATCCAGTTCCTCTCCTCCGATCGCGGCTCCTTCGTCTCCGCCATCTTCTCCTCCGGCGAGCCTGACTCCATCCACCGAGTCACTGGTTCCCCCGTCGGCGTCGCTCTCTTCCTCGTCCTcattctcttcctcctctacAATCGGATTTCGATCTTCGGCGGCGATGATGATTCCGGCGACTGA
- the LOC111799858 gene encoding bidirectional sugar transporter SWEET16-like, whose amino-acid sequence MAELSFFVGVIGNVISVLMFLSPVGTFWRIIKKKSTEEFESFPYVCTWLNSSLWTYYGVIKPGAYLVATVNSFGVVVQSFFLGVFLIYAPSAMKAKTGIMVGILDIGFFATAIVVSQLLLDGETRIGALGFVCAGLNIIMYGSPLSVMKTVIKNRSVEYMPFMLSFFFFLNGGIWTFYAFLLSDWFLAVPNGIGLGLGLAQIAIYGVYRNAKPLPLKTSIRTQQEQDSQTQPLISSSNPEP is encoded by the exons ATGGCGGAACTCAGCTTCTTCGTCGGCGTAATAG GCAACGTCATCTCCGTTCTTATGTTCCTTTCCCCGGT CGGAACATTCTGGCGGATTATAAAGAAGAAATCGACGGAGGAGTTCGAGAGCTTTCCGTACGTTTGCACTTGGCTGAACTCTTCTCTCTGGACTTACTACGGTGTTATCAAGCCTGGAGCCTACCTCGTCGCCACCGTAAATTCCTTTGGCGTTGTTGTACAGTCTTTCTTCCTCGGCGTTTTCCTCATCTACgcaccgtcggctatgaag GCGAAGACTGGAATTATGGTAGGGATTCTGGATATCGGCTTCTTTGCGACTGCGATTGTGGTGAGTCAATTACTGTTAGACGGTGAAACGCGTATTGGAGCCCTAGGGTTTGTTTGTGCAGGCCTTAACATCATTATGTACGGCTCGCCGCTCTCTGTCATG AAAACGGTGATAAAAAATAGAAGCGTGGAGTATATGCCTTTCATGCtatcgttcttctttttcttgaacgGAGGAATCTGGACTTTCTATGCTTTTCTCTTGAGCGATTGGTTTCTTGCA GTTCCAAATGGGATAGGATTAGGGTTGGGATTAGCACAGATTGCTATCTATGGAGTTTACAGAAATGCCAAGCCACTGCCATTGAAGACCTCAATCCGAActcaacaagaacaagactCGCAAACCCAACCcctcatttcttcttcaaatcctGAACCCTAA
- the LOC111800947 gene encoding pentatricopeptide repeat-containing protein At3g06920, with the protein MKMLLRSKGAGQIYCLALKFKTPFSFSVKLLSSCIENSSRTNGNGAPVLDGCNLVPSAKNEDKRLIVDSVCQILEAGPWRPSVENALAELDVKPNPELVIGVLRRLKDVNVAVNYFRWSERVTDQASCPEAYNSLLMVLARTRKFDCLEQILEEMSIAGFGPSNNTCIEIVLSLIKSHKLREAYTFMQTMRKFKFRPAFSAYTTLIGALSASNDSDSMLTLFHQMQELGYEVNVHLFTTLIRVFAREGRVDAALSILDEMKMNAFEPDVVLYNVCIDCFGKAGKVDMAWKFFHEMKANGLILDDVTYTSMIGVLCKAGRLDEAIELFEHMDQNKQVPCAYAYNTMIMGYGMAGKFDEVYSLLERQRRKGCIPSVVAYNCILTCLGRRGRVAEALKVFEEMKKDAIPNLSTYNIVIDMLCKSGKLETALVVRDAMKEAGLFPNVMTVNIMVDRLCKAQRLDDACSIFEGLDHKACTPNRVTYCSLIDGLGKHGRVDEAYKLYEKMLDSDQIPNAVMFTSLIRSFFRCGRKEDGHKIYNEMVRLGCSPDLMLLNTYMDCVFKAGETEKGRALFQEIKAQGFIPDVRSYSVLIHGLVKAGFAHETYELFYTMKEQGCVLDTRAYNTIIDGFCKSGKVNKAYQLLEEMKTKGHEPTVVTYGSVIDGLAKIDRLDEAYMLFEEAKSKGVELNVIIYSSLIDGFGKVGRIDEAYLIMEELMQKGLTPNVYTWNCLLDALVKAEEISEALVCFQSMKDLKCTPNYITYSILIHGLCKIRKFNKAFVFWQEMQKQGLKPNVFTYTTMISGLAKAGNVVDANSLFEKFKEKGGVPDSATYNAIIFGLSNANRALDAYRLFEETRSKGRSVDTKTCVVLLDSLHKAECIEQAAIVGTVLRETAKAQHAARSWT; encoded by the exons ATGAAGATGCTTTTAAGGAGCAAAG GTGCAGGACAAATCTATTGTCTTGCTTTGAAGTTCAAAACCCCTTTTAGTTTTTCTGTTAAACTTTTGTCCTCGTGCATTGAGAATTCTTCTCGAACAAACGGAAATGGCGCCCCTGTTTTGGACGGGTGTAATCTTGTGCCTTCAGCCAAGAATGAGGACAAGAGACTAATTGTAGATAGTGTATGCCAAATTTTGGAGGCTGGTCCTTGGAGACCTTCTGTTGAGAATGCTTTAGCTGAGCTCGACGTTAAACCGAATCCAGAATTGGTAATTGGAGTCTTAAGAAGACTGAAGGATGTAAACGTTGCAGTAAATTACTTTCGATGGTCGGAGAGAGTAACAGACCAAGCATCTTGCCCCGAAGCATATAATTCGCTTCTAATGGTTCTAGCTAGAACTCGAAAGTTCGATTGTTTGGAACAAATATTGGAAGAAATGAGTATAGCAGGCTTTGGCCCTTCAAACAACACATGTATTGAAATTGTACTGAGCCTTATTAAGTCACACAAGCTTAGAGAAGCTTATACGTTTATGCAAACTATGAGAAAGTTCAAATTCCGTCCAGCCTTTTCGGCATACACGACATTGATCGGTGCACTATCTGCATCTAATGATTCCGATTCCATGCTCACCTTATTTCATCAAATGCAGGAGCTTGGCTATGAAGTTAATGTTCATTTATTCACGACTCTCATTCGTGTGTTTGCTCGTGAAGGTCGAGTCGACGCTGCACTTTCTATTTTGGATGAGATGAAAATGAACGCTTTTGAACCGGATGTCGTTCTTTACAACGTATGTATAGACTGCTTTGGGAAGGCGGGGAAGGTGGATATGGCATGGAAATTCTTTCATGAAATGAAAGCTAATGGTTTGATCCTTGATGATGTAACTTATACTAGCATGATAGGAGTTCTTTGTAAAGCTGGTAGGCTGGATGAAGCTATTGAGCTATTTGAACATATGGATCAAAACAAGCAAGTGCCTTGTGCTTATGCATACAATACAATGATCATGGGTTATGGTATGGCTGGGAAGTTCGATGAAGTGTACAGTCTACTCGAGAGACAGAGGAGAAAGGGATGCATTCCGAGTGTCGTTGCTTATAATTGCATTCTTACTTGTCTGGGGAGGAGGGGGCGGGTAGCCGAGGCGTTAAAAGTTTTCgaagagatgaagaaagaTGCCATTCCGAATCTTTCGACGTATAATATTGTGATTGATATGCTCTGTAAGTCCGGAAAACTCGAGACAGCTTTGGTTGTTCGGGATGCCATGAAAGAAGCTGGGTTGTTCCCTAACGTTATGACCGTAAACATAATGGTTGACAGATTGTGTAAAGCCCAAAGACTCGATGATGCTTGTTCGATTTTCGAAGGATTGGATCATAAAGCTTGCACGCCTAATAGGGTAACGTATTGTTCTCTTATAGATGGATTGGGTAAGCATGGGAGAGTTGATGAGGCCTACAAGCTGTACGAAAAGATGCTGGATTCCGACCAGATCCCGAATGCTGTTATGTTTACATCTCTAATAAGGAGCTTTTTCAGGTGTGGAAGGAAGGAGGACGGCCACAAGATATATAACGAAATGGTACGTCTTGGATGTTCACCCGACCTGATGCTTCTTAATACCTACATGGACTGTGTTTTTAAAGCTGGAGAAACCGAGAAGGGTAGAGCTTTGTTTCAGGAGATTAAGGCTCAAGGATTCATTCCCGATGTGAGGAGCTATTCGGTCCTAATTCATGGCTTGGTGAAAGCTGGTTTCGCACATGAAACTTACGAGTTGTTCTACACGATGAAGGAACAAGGCTGCGTTCTGGATACTCGTGCATATAACACCATTATCGACGGGTTCTGCAAGTCTGGCAAGGTAAACAAAGCTTACCAACTGCTGGAGGAGATGAAGACAAAGGGTCACGAACCGACCGTTGTTACGTACGGTTCGGTTATCGATGGGCTTGCAAAGATCGATCGGCTCGATGAAGCATATATGCTCTTTGAAGAAGCTAAGTCGAAAGGAGTCGAACTGAACGTTATCATATATAGCAGTCTAATCGATGGGTTCGGGAAAGTGGGTCGAATCGACGAAGCGTACCTGATCATGGAAGAGTTGATGCAGAAAGGTTTGACGCCTAATGTATACACATGGAATTGCTTGCTTGATGCATTGGTGAAAGCAGAGGAAATCAGTGAAGCTCTTGTTTGCTTTCAGTCTATGAAAGACTTGAAATGTACGCCTAATTATATAACTTACAGCATTCTAATTCATGGTCTATGTAAGATTAGAAAGTTCAACAAGGCATTTGTGTTCTGGCAAGAGATGCAGAAGCAAGGCTTAAAGCCGAACGTATTCACGTACACCACCATGATCTCGGGGCTTGCTAAGGCTGGAAACGTTGTAGACGCAAACTCTCTTTTCGAGAAGTTTAAGGAAAAGGGTGGCGTGCCTGATTCTGCTACTTACAATGCTATAATTTTCGGGTTGAGCAATGCTAACAGGGCGTTGGATGCTTATCGACTTTTCGAGGAAACTCGATCGAAAGGTCGTAGTGTTGACACGAAAACTTGTGTTGTTCTGTTAGATTCACTACATAAGGCTGAATGCATTGAGCAGGCTGCTATTGTTGGCACTGTATTAAGAGAAACTGCAAAGGCTCAGCACGCTGCGAGATCGTGGACATAG
- the LOC111800471 gene encoding translationally-controlled tumor protein homolog, whose amino-acid sequence MLVYQDLLTGDELLSDSFPYKELENGMIWEVEGKWVVQGAVDVDIGANPSAEGDGEDEGVDDQAVKVVDIVDTFRLQEQPTMDKKQFIAYIKKFIKLLTPKLEGEKQEAFKKNIEGATKFLLPKLKDFQFFVGESMHDDSCIVFAYYREGATDPTFLYLAPALKEVKC is encoded by the exons ATGTTGGTTTACCAAGACCTTCTCACTG GTGACGAGCTTCTCTCGGATTCGTTCCCATACAAGGAACTCGAGAATGGAATGATCTGGGAAGTTGAGGGAAAG TGGGTCGTTCAAGGAGCGGTCGATGTGGACATTGGTGCAAATCCTTCTGCTGAAGGTGACGGTGAGGATGAAGGGGTTGATGACCAAGCTGTGAAGGTGGTTGACATTGTCGACACCTTCAGGCTTCAG GAGCAACCTACCATGGACAAGAAGCAATTCATTGCATACATTAAGAAGTTTATCAAATTGCTGACACCTAAGCTGGAAGGAGAGAAACAGGAGGCATTTAAGAAGAACATTGAAGGAGCAACTAAGTTTCTGCTTCCAAAGCTCAAGGACTTCCAGTT CTTCGTGGGAGAGAGCATGCATGATGATTCCTGCATCGTGTTTGCATACTACAGGGAAGGAGCCACTGACCCAACATTTTTATACCTTGCCCCAGCTTTGAAGGAAGTCAAGTGCTga
- the LOC111800566 gene encoding TOG array regulator of axonemal microtubules protein 2: protein MAMALRPIDNALPVTPERPKKQAKVAVPVQKRSDSGVNDENQAPVPPSTDAAIDYVSSENLKPLTDPDSNNFIEGFDSKDWVKVCESLNNVRRLAIFHSDILLPSLEKVIEILMKSMKNPRSALIKTSIMASSDIFNAFGDQLLETSTTNAFDQLLLQLLLKASQDKKFVCEEADKALKALVKSMTALPLLQKLKPYVSHSNLRVRAKAAIPISNCVSMMGLEEMNQYGIVPLLQMAADLLNDRLPEAREAARSIVMGVFKAFTANEEEKQEAWQSFCQTNLSPIQAQSLLKVTSSL from the exons ATGGCCATGGCTCTGAGACCCATTGATAACGCACTGCCGGTTACACCAGAACGGCCGAAGAAACAAGCGAAAGTTGCCGTTCCAGTCCAGAAGCGAAGCGATTCCGGTGTAAACGATGAGAATCAGGCTCCGGTTCCTCCTTCTACAGATGCTGCCATTGATTATGTTTCTTCTGAGAATCTGAAGCCCTTGACGGACCCTGATTCTAAT AATTTCATTGAAGGATTTGATTCGAAGGATTGGGTGAAAGTCTGTGAATCGCTCAATAATGTTAGACGTCTCGCGATTTTTCACTCCGACATTTTGCTCCCTTCGTT AGAGAAAGTTATAGAGATTCTGATGAAATCGATGAAGAACCCTAGAAGTGCCCTAATTAAGACCTCGATCATGGCTTCGTCTGACATTTTCAATGCATTTGGTGATCAGTTACTCGAAACATCCACTACCAATGCATTTGATCAATTG CTGCTCCAATTACTGCTCAAAGCTTCTCAGGACAAGAAGTTTGTGTGTGAAGAAGCAGATAAGGCACTGAAAGCTCTAGTGAAATCCATGACTGCTCTGCCTCTGCTGCAAAAGCTTAAGCCGTATGTCTCCCATTCAAACCTAAGAGTCAGAGCCAAAGCCGCCATTCCAATCTCCAATTGTGTCTCTATGATG GGCCTGGAAGAAATGAACCAATATGGGATTGTCCCATTGCTTCAAATGGCTGCAGATTTGCTAAACGATAGGCTACCTGAGGCAAGGGAAGCAGCTCGGAGTATTGTGATGGGAGTGTTCAAAGCATTCACAGCAAACGAGGAAGAGAAACAGGAGGCTTGGCAAAGCTTTTGCCAAACTAATCTGTCGCCGATTCAAGCTCAGTCTTTGCTCAAAGTTACCTCTTCCCTATAA
- the LOC111800758 gene encoding phylloplanin-like, producing the protein MGLKSVLFVCVMVAAMGAPLMVVEAQLGSIGSLLSLTRIQGTVFCTANGNIGTNGTATPAFPNAAVQLQCGNGNVVSTATTNSAGVFSILLDPLQLLLSSLTSNCSVVVNTPLSSCNATLPSVGNLVSALNLVGMTFQGLLRITNIIPTGFMFQPST; encoded by the exons ATGGGTTTGAAATCAGTATTGTTTGTCTGCGTGATGGTTGCTGCCATGGGAGCTCCATTAATGGTGGTGGAAGCTCAGCTTGGGTCCATTGGCAGTCTTCTTAGCCTTACCAGAATCCAAGGAACTGTCTTTTGCACTGCCAATGGCAACATCGGCACCAATGGCACCGCCACTCCTGCCTTCCCGA ATGCAGCCGTGCAACTGCAATGTGGAAACGGAAACGTTGTGTCGACTGCAACAACAAACAGCGCGGGAGTGTTTTCGATTCTGTTAGATCCACTACAGCTCCTTCTCTCTTCACTCACCTCCAACTGTAGCGTCGTAGTGAACACGCCACTGTCGAGCTGCAACGCAACGTTACCCTCTGTCGGGAATTTGGTTTCGGCGTTGAATTTGGTCGGAATGACATTTCAGGGACTCCTCCGTATAACCAACATCATCCCCACGGGATTCATGTTCCAGCCATCTACATAA
- the LOC111800462 gene encoding uncharacterized protein LOC111800462, giving the protein MRMEAQYSSSHSYSSAMKMTIPPSQHADNDRSTTELRALDCNLTSLCDHIQIEGFNSGAFSDIIVHAMGSTYRLHRLILSRSSYFRNMLHGPWKEASAPVLTLHVDDKNVNGEAIAMALAYMYGHHPKLNDNNAFRVLAAASFLDLQDLCAICTDFIIAELWTSNFLVYQVFAESQDYGIHGERVRNACWGYLCQSGAMELKEVLPKLSSQTLYALLTSDELWVPSEERRFELALFTFLAKGAHCKEEPSEPGCSSSEIENSKTRENRSMDSTNVGLESELGHLSLKDGLEVHKGAHNLLVQLPDCVVDFQTGACSSKQKMQQATYSQSNLEAPFLCNAEGSSSLNNSFSEMNGILSSCSYINLPVTVGVSGLGASGIAMEGPSEEGCYQLDNNTWLTRDQTSHCASVNSSTNGLPSNDWGRCGMPAVSWGGRVVGRRQLKSYAKGNLSATGEDYDVFDSLFEGGSLLYCNMTFEALLNMRKQLEEFGFPCKAVNDGLWLQMLLRQRVQEIVADTCKSCCLTSIACACRQPFAFARGVSASGYYINEHDQNSSPGSVGNIYVAESSQGEGNGPFKPVRVHVRGPIEGLAGIGRGATFVPASAWPPTRFVFSRVPIGMGNRNCHQSLANDDSEARAEHSGDLSGDGLTALVGLSQGGSGGMNAQGEPTERGYEMELQSRISGTSMAGPSATGIPVQMLQAPDHALGIEWENENSTIALDMKTPLSHFPPFRFGVQFEDVHRLSDGQVKHSPEFFYAGSLWKVSAQAFNDEDPQGRRTLGLFLHRRKAEISDSLRKVHMFVDSREKVTARYQLICPSKREVMVFGNFKQAGTLLPKAPKGWGWRTALLFNELADFLQHGALRVAAVVQLV; this is encoded by the exons ATGCGTATGGAAGCCCAATATTCTTCTTCACATTCATACAGCTCGGCGATGAAGATGACTATCCCGCCGTCTCAACATGCCGACAATGACCGGAGCACCACCGAGCTTCGCGCCTTGGACTGCAACCTCACCTCCCTTTGCGACCACATCCAGATTGAGGGGTTTAATTCTGGCGCATTCTCTGACATTATCGTCCACGCCATGGGCTCCACGTACCGCCTTCATCGCTTAATTCTATCGCGCAGCTCTTACTTCAG GAACATGCTTCATGGGCCATGGAAAGAGGCCAGTGCTCCTGTTCTGACCTTGCACGTTGATGATAAGAATGTCAATGGGGAGGCAATTGCTATGGCGTTGGCATATATGTACGGACATCATCCTAAGTTGAATGACAATAATGCTTTTCGTGTTCTTGCTGCTGCTTCCTTTCTCGACCTTCAG gaTTTGTGTGCGATATGTACAGATTTTATTATAGCCGAACTGTGGACTTCAAATTTCCTGGTTTATCAG GTGTTTGCGGAGAGCCAAGATTATGGAATACACGGAGAACGTGTGAGAAACGCTTGCTGGGGTTACCTTTGTCAAAGTGGTGCCATGGAATTGAAAGAG GTACTTCCAAAGCTTTCATCTCAGACGTTGTATGCTTTGCTGACATCCGATGAATTATGGGTTCCTAGTGAAGAGAGACG GTTTGAACTTGCATTGTTTACGTTCCTTGCTAAAGGGGCCCATTGCAAGGAGGAACCTTCTGAACCAGGTTGTTCCAGTTCTGAGATCGAAAATTCCAAGACACGGGAAAATCGTTCAATGGATTCCACTAATGTAGGGTTGGAATCTGAGCTAGGACATTTAAGTTTGAAAGATGGCCTAGAGGTCCATAAAGGTGCTCATAATCTTCTTGTTCAGCTTCCCGACTGTGTGGTTGACTTCCAAACAGGGGCTTGCAGCTCTAAACAGAAGATGCAACAAGCTACATACTCACAGTCAAATTTAGAAGCACCATTTTTGTGCAACGCAGAAGGGTCATCATCTTTGAATAATTCATTCTCCGAGATGAATGGAATTTTAAGCTCATGTTCTTATATTAATTTACCAGTTACTGTTGGAGTAAGTGGACTTGGTGCAAGTGGGATTGCTATGGAAGGGCCATCAGAAGAAGGCTGCTATCAATTGGATAACAATACTTGGCTTACTAGGGACCAAACAAGCCATTGTGCCTCTGTGAACTCTTCTACCAATGGACTCCCTTCAAATGATTGGGGAAGATGCGGCATGCCTGCTGTTTCATGGGGAGGCAGGGTCGTAGGTAGAAGGCAGCTTAAAAGTTACGCGAAAGGCAACTTAAGTGCAACGGGAGAGGATTATGATGTGTTCGATAGTTTATTTGAAGGGGGTTCACTTTTGTACTGCAATATGACTTTTGAAGCTCTTCTCAATATGAGAAAACAACTTGAAGAGTTTGGTTTCCCTTGCAAAGCTGTAAACGATGGTCTTTGGCTGCAG atgCTTTTAAGGCAAAGGGTACAAGAGATTGTTGCTGATACATGCAAAAGTTGCTGCCTTACAAGTATAGCATGTGCATGCAGGCAGCCGTTTGCATTTGCACGCGGAGTCAGTGCGTCAGGATATTATATCAATGAGCATGATCAGAATAGTTCTCCTGGAAGTGTGGGCAACATATATGTTGCAGAATCTTCTCAAGGTGAAGGAAATGGCCCTTTTAAACCTGTCCGAGTACATGTTAGGGGGCCAATTGAAGGGCTTGCTGGAATTGGACGTGGAGCCACTTTTGTGCCAGCGAGTGCTTGGCCTCCAACACGCTTTGTCTTCTCCCGTGTACCTATTGGCATGGGCAACAGAAATTGTCATCAGTCGCTTGCTAATGATGATTCAGAGGCTAGAGCCGAGCACAGTGGGGACTTGTCGGGAGATGGATTGACAGCATTGGTTGGTTTGAGCCAAGGAGGAAGCGGCGGTATGAATGCTCAGGGAGAACCAACAGAGAGAGGATATGAGATGGAACTGCAAAGCAGAATATCTGGAACCTCCATGGCAGGTCCAAGTGCCACTGGTATTCCTGTTCAGATGCTTCAAGCTCCAGATCATGCCCTTGGAATTGAGTGGGAGAATGAAAACAGTACAATTGCTTTAGATATGAAAACGCCTTTAAGTCACTTCCCTCCTTTTCGCTTTGG CGTACAATTTGAGGACGTTCATAGACTTAGTGATGGCCAAGTCAAGCATTCACCTGAGTTTTTCTATGCTGGTTCTCTATGGAAG GTTAGTGCTCAGGCTTTTAACGATGAAGACCCTCAAGGACGCCGAACACTAG GATTATTTCTTCACAGACGGAAGGCGGAAATATCTGATTCTTTGAGAAAG gtcCATATGTTTGTGGATTCTCGTGAAAAAGTCACTGCACGATATCAG TTGATATGTCCATCGAAGAGGGAGGTGATGGTGTTTGGCAACTTCAAACAAGCAGGAACTCTTCTACCGAAAGCTCCCAAGGGATGGGGTTGGCGGACCGCTCTCCTATTCAACGAGCTCGCCGATTTTCTTCAACATGGAGCCCTGAGGGTGGCTGCTGTCGTGCAGCTAGTTTGA
- the LOC111800731 gene encoding uncharacterized protein LOC111800731, with the protein MVEFPNAAAVDDGDMDDGMRCNYHPYRSNQGGICALCLQDKLGKLVSSSSPLPLRPSSSSSSSSSFRSDFATAAAGGGFSAASSLKFQPDNDHNAARTRISFLSKKKKMQQQQQVEVGFSRSKSTTAPARGRLMEQNDGEVYSHKNRGWIWSLFDLSTKSHSSRKIDHSSKIASLPATTIAAATSVKQKEKCTETFKDFSSTVEEDGGGDDSPNSSQATASVSSFEQKVSRSRSVGCGSRRFSGDFLERIAGFGDCTLRRVESHREGKPKTTSTATTAVHDGSEYLKERVKCGGLFGGFMIQTSSSLSSASSSYRVSSSSGEDGRFSAYGQRRSKNRGWAFGSPRTAMAKASSSSSEGKRESSQKNSSTPNLDAIPSFLPLRI; encoded by the coding sequence ATGGTCGAATTTCCGAACGCCGCCGCCGTGGATGACGGCGATATGGACGACGGTATGAGGTGTAATTACCATCCTTATCGGAGCAATCAAGGAGGGATTTGCGCTTTATGTCTCCAAGACAAGCTCGGAAAATTagtctcttcctcttctcctctTCCACTCCGaccttcctcttcctcttcttcctcctcttccttcaGATCTGATTTCGCCACCGCTGCCGCCGGCGGGGGTTTTTCTGCTGCTTCGTCGCTTAAATTTCAGCCCGACAATGATCATAACGCGGCAAGGACACGAATCTCTTTTCtgtcgaagaagaagaagatgcagcagcagcagcaggtGGAGGTGGGTTTTAGCCGGAGTAAATCGACGACGGCTCCGGCCAGAGGGAGGTTAATGGAGCAGAACGACGGCGAAGTTTATAGCCATAAAAACAGAGGATGGATTTGGTCTCTGTTTGATCTCTCTACCAAATCCCATTCTTCGAGGAAAATCGATCATAGTTCGAAGATCGCGTCGCTTCCGGCCACCACGATCGCCGCCGCGACATCGGTGAAGCAGAAGGAAAAATGTACGGAAACGTTTAAGGATTTCTCCAGCACAGTGGAGGAAGATGGCGGTGGTGACGACAGTCCGAATAGCAGTCAAGCCACCGCGTCGGTCTCGTCGTTTGAACAAAAGGTGTCGAGATCCAGATCCGTCGGTTGCGGAAGCCGGCGTTTCTCCGGCGACTTTTTAGAAAGAATCGCCGGCTTCGGCGACTGTACGCTGCGGAGAGTGGAGTCTCACAgggagggaaaacccaaaacaacCTCCACCGCAACAACCGCCGTGCACGACGGCAGTGAATACCTGAAGGAGCGAGTGAAATGCGGCGGTTTATTCGGGGGGTTCATGATTCAGACATCGTCGTCTTTGTCTTCCGCTTCGTCATCGTACCGGGTATCATCGTCCTCCGGCGAAGACGGGAGGTTCTCGGCGTACGGACAGCGGCGGAGCAAGAACAGAGGGTGGGCATTTGGTAGCCCGAGGACAGCCATGGCGAAGGCGTCGTCTTCATCCTCagaagggaaaagagaatcGTCACAGAAAAATTCATCCACTCCAAATTTGGACGCCATTCCTTCATTTCTCCCTCTAAGAATCTGA